One window of Lagenorhynchus albirostris chromosome 16, mLagAlb1.1, whole genome shotgun sequence genomic DNA carries:
- the DNAJC9 gene encoding dnaJ homolog subfamily C member 9 has translation MRDFQSIGRRAAEERAWWKEVLALEETRDAGSTLRLNSGRRKLGHTPLCNRRKVWCRGPAHFGASCGAGALGFLRGKRVSPTSAQRHWSQAYFAEVAAGSAPLPAMGLLELCEEVFGTADLYQVLGVRREASDGEVRRGYRKVSLQVHPDRVGEGDKEDATRRFQILGKVYSVLSDKDQRAVYDEQGTVDEDSDVLSQDRDWEAYWRLLFKKISLEDIQAFEKTYKGSEEELADIKQAYLDFKGDMDQIMESVLCVQYTEEPRIRNIIQQAIDAREVPSYNAFVKEAKQKMNARKRRAQEEAKEAEMSRKELGLDEGVDNLKALIQSRQKDRQKEMDNFLAQMEAKYCKPSKRGGKKTTLKKEKK, from the exons ATGCGAGATTTCCAGAGCATCGGGAGGAGGGCCGCGGAGGAGAGGGCGTGGTGGAAGGAGGTCCTGGCGCTAGAGGAAACCAGGGACGCCGGCTCCACTCTCCGCCTCAATTCTGGCCGACGCAAGCTTGGCCACACACCCCTTTGCAACCGCCGTAAAGTGTGGTGTCGTGGCCCCGCCCATTTCGGCGCCTCTTGTGGCGCCGGCGCCCTGGGCTTTTTGCGCGGGAAAAGGGTGTCGCCCACGTCTGCTCAGCGTCACTGGAGTCAGGCTTATTTCGCTGAGGTCGCCGCCGGCTCCGCGCCGCTGCCGGCCATGGGGCTTCTGGAGCTGTGCGAGGAAGTGTTCGGCACCGCCGACCTTTACCAAGTGTTGGGCGTGCGGCGCGAGGCCTCAGACGGCGAGGTCCGACGCGGCTATCGCAAGGTGTCCCTCCAGGTGCACCCGGACCGGGTGGGCGAGGGCGACAAGGAGGACGCCACCCGCCGCTTCCAG ATCCTTGGGAAGGTCTATTCCGTTCTGAGTGACAAAGATCAGAGAGCAGTGTACGATGAGCAGGGAACAGTGGACGAGGATTCTGATGTGCTCAGCCAAGATCGGGACTGGGAGGCCTATTGGAGATTACTGTTTAAAAAG ATATCTCTAGAAGACATTCAAGCTTTTGAGAAGACATACAAAGGTTCAGAAGAAGAGCTGGCTGATATTAAACAGGCCTATCTGGACTTCAAGGGTGACATGGATCAGATCATGGAGTCTGTGCTGTGTGTGCAGTACACAGAGGAACCCAGGATAAGGAACATTATTCAACAAGCCATTGATGCCAGAGAGGTCCCGTCCTATAATGCCTTTGTCAAAGAAGCAAAGCAAAAGATGAATGCAAGGAAAAGGAGG GCTCAGGAAGAGGCTAAAGAAGCAGAAATGAGCAGGAAGGAGTTGGGGCTTGATGAAGGAGTGGATAACTTGAAAGCACTCATTCAG AGCAGACAAAAGGATCGGCAAAAGGAAATGGACAATTTTCTGGCTCAGATGGAAGCAAAGTACTGCAAACCTTCCAAacgaggggggaaaaaaacaactctcaagaaagaaaagaaataa